The following proteins are co-located in the Brevibacillus laterosporus DSM 25 genome:
- a CDS encoding serine hydrolase, with protein MPIHVLLRIKMFKVLGWTLLIFSLIATPMSYAAETKVKPLGPTNSKEVEKFADQFFNLPQIKDKLSGAAFVVVKDDQVLFKKGYGYADVEKKRPVDPDSTVFRIASISKVFTSTAAMQLVEQNKLDINKDVQAYLKDFNINNKTGKKLTLDHLMAHMTGFDYVDLPSMDNSSPEKYYPLDEFVKQNAPSVVHNPGEVYRYDNYAFVLLGYIVQNITGIPFHQYVENNIFKPLGMNSSSFIMKPEIHANLATPYDSKKKPIPEYGLIPTNAPDGSMLSTASDMAKFMIAHLNGGKFEGKQILQEKTAKTMHQIRHNLHPKIQNGAYGFETFFQNNYNHQVVIGKGGDLPGYHSWMWLLPEKKIGGFVVFNGDGANFREELFKAFMDHYYPKPVEDKVNVKSTKKQLNRFVGVYQDLRSPYWVFRVTVLDDGQLMIKDPLGKHKLLQKDPLLFEDEQGMKAAFKANPNGSIDYFYYHKVDSWAQKRLEPERYSDVDKDHKYAKYIYDVKQLGYLIETADNKFHPEEPITRGEFIAQLIRVLGVPPSKKMTASMDLTGNQYAGDIQSALDFGLVEKPNNQRIEPNKAITREEAAMLIWRVANKKQVPVSSKVALIGQTNPWAVDGVQYVVSKGLYGPEVKPNSRGEIDYKSKQPMLRQEAAALLSLFSQRFISNEQ; from the coding sequence ATGCCTATCCATGTACTACTTCGGATAAAAATGTTTAAGGTACTAGGTTGGACCCTGCTTATTTTTTCTCTTATTGCTACACCGATGTCTTATGCAGCAGAAACGAAAGTAAAACCACTTGGACCAACAAATTCAAAAGAAGTGGAGAAGTTTGCTGATCAGTTTTTCAACCTTCCACAAATCAAAGATAAGCTCTCAGGTGCTGCATTTGTAGTGGTAAAGGATGACCAAGTATTGTTCAAGAAAGGCTATGGTTACGCTGATGTGGAGAAGAAACGACCGGTAGATCCAGATTCTACGGTATTTCGTATAGCTTCTATTTCCAAAGTCTTCACGTCCACAGCAGCTATGCAACTCGTGGAACAAAACAAATTAGACATAAATAAGGACGTTCAAGCGTACCTGAAGGATTTCAACATCAACAATAAGACAGGCAAAAAACTCACCTTGGATCATTTAATGGCACATATGACTGGTTTTGATTATGTCGATCTCCCTTCTATGGATAACAGTTCCCCGGAAAAATATTATCCATTGGATGAATTTGTTAAACAGAATGCGCCGAGTGTTGTACACAATCCCGGAGAAGTGTATCGATATGACAATTATGCTTTCGTCTTGCTAGGATACATTGTCCAAAATATAACCGGTATACCGTTTCATCAGTATGTGGAAAATAATATTTTTAAACCTTTAGGTATGAACAGTAGTAGTTTCATAATGAAACCAGAAATACATGCTAATTTGGCTACACCGTATGATAGCAAGAAAAAGCCAATTCCTGAGTATGGATTAATTCCGACGAATGCACCAGATGGGAGTATGTTGTCGACTGCAAGTGACATGGCTAAGTTCATGATTGCTCATCTTAATGGTGGTAAGTTTGAAGGAAAACAGATTTTGCAAGAAAAAACGGCGAAAACCATGCATCAAATTCGCCATAACCTACATCCAAAAATTCAAAATGGCGCATATGGATTCGAAACTTTTTTCCAAAACAATTATAATCATCAAGTTGTAATTGGCAAGGGCGGAGATTTGCCTGGATACCATTCTTGGATGTGGCTTTTACCAGAAAAGAAGATAGGCGGATTTGTCGTTTTTAATGGAGATGGAGCAAATTTTCGTGAAGAGCTGTTCAAAGCGTTCATGGATCATTACTATCCAAAACCAGTGGAAGATAAAGTAAATGTAAAAAGCACCAAAAAACAGCTGAATAGATTTGTAGGTGTTTATCAAGACTTACGATCCCCTTATTGGGTGTTTCGAGTAACCGTATTGGACGACGGACAACTAATGATTAAAGATCCTTTAGGCAAACATAAGCTTCTGCAAAAGGACCCGCTTTTGTTTGAAGATGAACAGGGAATGAAGGCAGCGTTTAAAGCAAATCCGAATGGCTCGATCGACTATTTTTACTACCATAAAGTAGATAGTTGGGCGCAAAAGAGACTGGAGCCAGAACGATATAGTGATGTCGATAAAGATCACAAATATGCTAAATATATTTACGATGTAAAACAGCTTGGGTATCTAATAGAAACCGCCGACAATAAGTTTCATCCAGAGGAGCCAATTACTCGTGGAGAATTTATTGCTCAATTAATACGAGTCTTAGGAGTTCCACCCTCAAAAAAAATGACTGCGTCTATGGATCTAACTGGTAACCAATACGCTGGAGACATTCAAAGTGCTCTCGATTTTGGCCTTGTGGAAAAACCCAATAATCAACGAATTGAGCCGAATAAAGCAATTACCCGAGAAGAGGCGGCAATGCTCATATGGCGAGTTGCCAATAAAAAACAAGTGCCTGTCTCTTCAAAAGTGGCTTTGATTGGCCAAACAAATCCCTGGGCTGTGGATGGAGTTCAGTATGTGGTCTCAAAAGGTCTGTACGGTCCAGAAGTGAAACCTAATAGTCGAGGAGAAATCGATTATAAATCCAAGCAGCCAATGCTTCGCCAGGAGGCGGCTGCACTGTTAAGTTTATTTTCACAACGATTTATCTCGAACGAACAGTAA
- a CDS encoding GNAT family N-acetyltransferase yields the protein MKTETSIVTERLLLREMTLEDAEVLYSYWSDDEVTKHMNVSSFTSVDQAKEMIQLLLDLGKEDKACRYSIVLKETNEVIGTCGFNYIDREDNRAEIGFDLGRPFWKKGYAREGLEALVRYGFDAHELNRIEAKVEPENVNSKMVLNKLSFVHEGLLREHQKSKGKYVDLHIFSLLKKEYLEKE from the coding sequence ATGAAAACAGAAACAAGTATTGTAACAGAGAGATTATTACTAAGAGAAATGACCCTTGAAGATGCAGAGGTTTTATACAGCTATTGGTCAGATGATGAAGTAACGAAGCATATGAATGTCTCTTCTTTTACTAGTGTTGATCAAGCTAAGGAAATGATACAACTCTTACTTGATTTAGGGAAGGAAGACAAAGCATGCCGTTATTCTATTGTATTGAAGGAAACAAACGAGGTAATTGGAACTTGCGGGTTTAATTATATAGATCGAGAAGATAATCGAGCTGAGATTGGCTTTGATTTGGGTAGACCATTTTGGAAGAAGGGCTATGCTAGAGAAGGCTTGGAGGCGCTAGTTCGTTATGGATTTGATGCACATGAGCTTAATCGAATTGAGGCAAAGGTCGAACCCGAGAATGTCAACTCAAAGATGGTTCTAAATAAGCTCTCCTTTGTTCACGAAGGACTGCTACGAGAACACCAAAAATCCAAAGGAAAGTATGTTGATTTACACATATTTTCGTTACTGAAAAAAGAGTATCTTGAAAAGGAATAA
- a CDS encoding copper amine oxidase N-terminal domain-containing protein: MFKKKAILVLSSALLIGALPATTDAAVMKKNVQATYNNVKVKHNGYEISTPTEPFIVNGTTYIPIRMMADVFNKNVDWDQATYTVSVTDRDDPTFSSLKSQIATKDAKIADLERELRDAQDELDKKSSKSSYSDDLDDLEDDIQEKYGDWEDIDWDITLYGDEDDIEITIEFDRDEDGDLYDDLDEDDLKDFVTKICKMVWKDSTFEDADIEGTITDTDEDEDLYDFKGKASTGKITLTEN; encoded by the coding sequence ATGTTTAAAAAGAAGGCAATTCTAGTATTATCCTCTGCTCTATTAATTGGAGCTCTACCTGCGACAACTGATGCAGCGGTTATGAAAAAAAATGTGCAAGCTACGTACAATAATGTGAAGGTAAAACATAATGGCTATGAGATTTCAACCCCTACCGAACCATTTATTGTGAATGGCACAACTTACATTCCAATTCGTATGATGGCAGATGTGTTCAACAAAAATGTTGATTGGGATCAAGCAACTTACACCGTATCTGTAACAGATCGTGATGACCCAACCTTCTCTTCATTGAAATCTCAAATAGCTACCAAAGACGCTAAAATTGCTGATTTGGAAAGAGAATTACGGGATGCTCAAGATGAATTGGATAAAAAAAGCAGCAAAAGTAGCTATAGCGACGATTTAGACGATCTTGAAGATGATATCCAGGAAAAATATGGCGATTGGGAAGATATTGACTGGGATATTACCTTATATGGTGATGAAGATGATATCGAGATCACGATTGAGTTCGATAGGGACGAAGACGGAGACCTGTACGATGATCTAGATGAGGATGACCTCAAGGATTTTGTAACAAAAATTTGTAAGATGGTCTGGAAAGATTCTACCTTTGAAGATGCAGACATTGAAGGTACCATTACTGATACCGATGAAGATGAAGATTTGTATGATTTCAAAGGAAAAGCATCTACTGGAAAGATTACGCTTACGGAAAACTAA